A genome region from Plasmodium vivax chromosome 11, whole genome shotgun sequence includes the following:
- a CDS encoding hypothetical protein, conserved (encoded by transcript PVX_114325A; Apicoplast targeted protein. Curated by Stuart Ralph, Walter and Eliza Hall Institute of Medical Research, Australia.) has product MNEPKRGKKKRKKEYTFLLLRYGSTCAQLKLVSSLPPALFLLPLFGSRVLAYEATMRKRRYFTSEPPPDVLNYLNTKDTSNRNGSDGVDPNEQDIFASYLPRNNQNVCFPKSLREHMIVEYTAMFANSEGDIAEFYLKLDNDVLINFPFLHVDHPLHRYYELVKENTNRRLIDDYPNSIPLALRGLFGHVRQLEKEKVSSNEAKANMLREKQKISMRDAKDMKAKLSEREKRKKKQTEDQSYSSLFMKYMESDDETEAKNVQQEKPISNQDLLVMHTRSCRKEKKTPPRNIPTFLCCPFL; this is encoded by the exons ATGAATGAaccgaaaaggggaaaaaaaaaaagaaaaaaagagtacacatttttgttgctACGGTATGGCAGTACTTGTGCACAGCTTAAATTGGTTAGCTCTCTCCCTCCTgctctttttctgcttccccTGTTTGGCTCCCGTGTCCTCGCTTACGAAGCAAccatgaggaagaggaggtaCTTCACGAGTGAACCCCCCCCGGATGTTTTAAATTACCTGAAC ACCAAAGACACGTCAAACAGAAATGGCAGCGACGGTGTGGACCCAAATGAGCAAGACATATTCGCCTCGTACCTTCCAAGGAACAATCAGAACGTCTGTTTTCCCAAAAGTTTGCGTGAGCACATGATCGTCGAGTACACGGCTATGTTTGCAAATTCG GAAGGCGACATCGCGGAGTTCTACCTAAAACTAGACAATGACGTGCTGATAAACTTCCCCTTCTTGCATGTAGACCACCCGCTGCACAGGTACTACGAACTCGTTAAGGAGAATACCAACAGGAGGCTAATTGACGACTACCCAAATTCAATTCCCTTGGCTTTACGTGGGCTCTTTGGACATGTGCGCCAactggaaaaggagaaagtcAGTAGCAATGAGGCCAAAGCCAACATGCTAagggagaaacaaaaaattagtaTGAGGGATGCAAAGGATATGAAAGCTAAACTTTCCGAAAgggagaaacgaaaaaaaaaacaaacagagGACCAGTCCTACTCCTCACTTTTTATGAAGTACATGGAATCGGATGACGAGacggaagcaaaaaatgtcCAGCAGGAAAAGCCTATTTCGAATCAAGACCTACTCGTAATGCACACGCGCAGTtgcagaaaggaaaaaaaaactccccccAGGAATATACCAACATTTTTgtgttgcccctttttgtga
- a CDS encoding hexokinase, putative (encoded by transcript PVX_114315A), whose translation MSYYNLEKDDTVYYKLDTIKCDIPINEELQARINKHVNQLRITYSTLEEFVDNFVYELKKGLEAHRRHPNLWIPHECSFKMLDSCIADIPTGQEKGTYYAIDFGGTNFRAVRASLDGNGKIKRDQETYSLKFTGTFSHEKGLLDKHATASQLFDHFAERIKYIMGEFKDLDNPEGKNVGFTFSFPCTSPSINCSILIDWTKGFETGRATNDPVEGRDVCKLMNDAFVRSEVPAKVCCVVNDAVGTLMSCAYQKGKTTPPCYIGIILGTGSNGCYYEPEWKKYKYSGKIINIELGNFDKDLPLSPIDLVMDWHSANRSRQLFEKMISGAYLGEIVRRFMVNVLQSASSEKMWKSDSFNSELGSVVLNDTSPNFEESRKVAKDAWDMDFTDEQIYALRKICESVYNRSAALAAAAIAAIAKRIKIIEHSKFSCGVDGSLFVKNAWYCKRLQEHLKVILADKAENLIIIPADDGSGKGAAITAAVVSQSSSIKQLP comes from the coding sequence ATGAGTTACTACAACTTAGAAAAAGACGACACCGTGTACTATAAATTAGACACCATCAAATGTGACATCCCAATTAACGAAGAATTACAAGCAAGGATAAATAAGCATGTCAACCAGTTGAGGATTACCTATTCCACGTTGGAAGAATTTGTGGACAATTTTGTATACGAATTGAAGAAGGGATTGGAGGCCCATCGTAGGCACCCAAACTTATGGATCCCTCACGAGTGCTCCTTTAAAATGCTGGACTCCTGCATTGCGGATATTCCCACCGGTCAGGAAAAAGGAACCTACTATGCCATCGACTTTGGAGGAACAAATTTCAGAGCTGTAAGAGCATCCCTTGATggaaatggcaaaataaaaagagacCAAGAAACGTACAGTTTAAAATTTACAGGGACATTTTCACATGAAAAGGGGTTATTAGACAAACATGCAACTGCTTCACAACTATTTGATCACTTCGCTGAGAGGATCAAATACATTATGGGGGAGTTTAAAGATTTAGATAACCCTGAAGGAAAGAATGTAGGtttcactttttcatttccctgTACCTCTCCATCCATTAATTGTTCAATTTTGATCGATTGGACAAAGGGATTTGAAACTGGAAGAGCTACAAATGACCCTGTGGAAGGTCGTGATGTGTGCAAACTGATGAATGACGCTTTTGTAAGATCAGAGGTACCAGCAAAGGTTTGTTGCGTCGTTAATGATGCCGTTGGAACACTCATGTCTTGTGCttatcaaaaaggaaaaacaactCCCCCATGCTACATTGGAATCATTTTAGGAACCGGATCCAATGGATGCTATTACGAACCTGAATGGAAGAAGTACAAATACTctggaaaaattattaacatagAGTTAGGCAATTTTGATAAGGATTTGCCTTTATCCCCTATCGACCTTGTCATGGATTGGCATTCAGCCAATAGGAGTAGGCAACTTTTTGAGAAAATGATTTCTGGGGCCTACTTAGGAGAAATCGTCAGAAGGTTCATGGTTAATGTTTTACAAAGTGCATCATCTGAGAAAATGTGGAAAAGCGACAGCTTCAACTCAGAATTGGGAAGTGTCGTACTAAATGATACTTCCCCCAACTTTGAGGAAAGCAGAAAAGTAGCCAAGGATGCATGGGACATGGATTTCACGGATGAACAGATTTATGCCTTACGTAAAATTTGCGAGTCTGTTTATAACCGATCTGCTGCTCTAGCTGCTGCTGCAATAGCTGCTATAGCCAAAAGAATTAAAATCATCGAACATTCGAAATTTTCTTGTGGTGTAGATGGCTCTCTATTTGTCAAAAATGCATGGTACTGCAAAAGGTTACAGGAACATTTGAAAGTTATCCTGGCTGACAAGGCCGAAAATTTGATCATTATTCCAGCCGATGATGGATCGGGTAAGGGCGCAGCAATTACGGCCGCTGTCGTTTCGCAGTCCAGCAGCATTAAGCAGTTGCCCTGA
- a CDS encoding Plasmodium falciparum CPW-WPC domain containing protein (encoded by transcript PVX_114330A) — MRQPCLLFLSLFVFSFFNFSECMLPWTKKRKAVNQMGIIKDMSQELRTKAEQLPTPEDISAKIHRVDKEVIDKLNKDIIEEENLDKHKPHVCQEPAYERDYSYLCPEDWVKNSNDQCWGIDYDGHCEALKYFQDYSVEEKKEFEMNCCVLWPKLKNEGMKGAHKKDLLRGSISSNNGLIIKPKYL; from the exons atgaGGCAGCCTTGTTTGCTCTTTTTATCCTTGTTtgtcttttcattttttaatttttcggaGTGCATGCTACCATGGacgaagaaaagaaaggcgG tGAACCAAATGGGCATCATAAAAG ATATGTCGCAGGAGCTTAGGACTAAGGCCGAACAGCTTCCAACCCCCGAGGATATA tCAGCCAAAATTCACAG AGTAGATAAAGAGGTCATCGATAAGTTAAACAAAGACATCatagaggaagaaaatttagaCAAGCACAAACCGCACGTCTGCCAGGAGCCAGCATACGAGAGGGACTATTCGTACCTATGTCCCGAAG ACTGGGTGAAGAACTCCAACGATCAGTGCTG GGGCATAGACTACGATGGTCACTGTGAAGCGCTAAAATATTTCCAAGATTATTCTgtagaggagaaaaaagaattt GAAATGAACTGCTGCGTCTTGTGGCCTaagctaaaaaatgaaggcatGAAAGGAGCGCACAAGAAGGACCTCCTAAGGGGATCG ATAAGTTCAAACAATGGGTTAATAATAAAGCCGAAATATTTGTAA
- a CDS encoding ribonuclease H1 large subunit, putative (encoded by transcript PVX_114310A): protein MEPLIIDNLYKFGDEEVRLGIDEAGRGPVLGPMVYAGFYCNKEHEKLLKEMKIDDSKKISEADREMMFHKLNNSSLPFGWRIHVLMPQDISAKMLKKQKYNLNEISHDTAISIIDHVISRGCNLTEVFVDTVGKPSVYEEKLKRLFPHIKCTVKEKADSLYPVVSAASICAKVTRDFLIKKWKYEEPLVNIDKGFGSGYPGDPITKNFLKNNFDTVFGFPSIVRFSWSTADNMLETMGEQIEWYDDIENNDSKAIKRKTPFDYSKLQKPFVQRSLFYSKVGLDLVENL from the coding sequence ATGGAACCGCTCATCATTGACAATCTGTACAAATTTGGAGACGAGGAGGTGCGGCTAGGCATCGACGAAGCGGGGAGAGGACCCGTCCTAGGACCCATGGTATACGCAGGATTCTACTGCAACAAGGAgcatgaaaaattattaaaagaaatgaaaattgATGACTCGAAAAAGATAAGCGAAGCAGACAGAGAAATGATGTTCcacaaattaaataattcttCCTTGCCATTTGGATGGAGGATACATGTGCTCATGCCACAAGACATAAGTGCCAAAATgctgaagaagcaaaagtataatttaaatgaaatttctCATGACACGGCCATTTCTATAATTGACCATGTGATAAGTCGTGGGTGCAATTTGACGGAAGTTTTTGTAGACACTGTTGGGAAGCCTAGTgtatatgaagaaaaattgaaaagatTATTTCCACATATAAAATGTACCGTTAAGGAGAAAGCAGATTCTTTATACCCAGTCGTTAGTGCTGCATCTATATGTGCCAAAGTGACAAGAGATtttctcataaaaaaatggaaatacgAAGAACCGCTAGTTAACATTGACAAAGGGTTCGGGTCTGGATACCCCGGAGATCctataacaaaaaattttttaaaaaataatttcgaCACAGTTTTTGGCTTCCCAAGTATTGTCCGCTTCAGTTGGTCTACTGCCGACAACATGTTGGAGACTATGGGGGAACAAATCGAGTGGTACGATGACATCGAAAATAATGACTCCAAAGCGATAAAGAGGAAAACGCCTTTTGATTACAGCAAGTTGCAAAAGCCGTTCGTGCAGCGGTCTCTCTTTTACTCCAAGGTTGGCTTAGACCTTGTGGAGAATTTGTGA
- a CDS encoding hypothetical protein, conserved (encoded by transcript PVX_114320A), which yields MKWGMNERIRKRGLYHNRREDILTPRWGYRYENRNNSYLPDGSSKSFDMDVNRAWPAEKKQWNYFYTINEARYLWPSICAHNPNIKNYILNMLENSENRPFSGIGLEEVQNERRRSSRSDFPVGSTSSSNNQSSGGYGKNTYLSKLANEFNNSIYPQIEVNLSNNLKRGKIQKLYDIVREENVWKTTQKIKTAQSENIFPYVDDNATLIRELPLAEILYTKSNLRLKVRRHPKWMNVQFLKKKLKIPYLYRRRIAREELQKKEFGSFF from the exons ATGAAATGGGGCATGAATGAGCGAATCAGAAAGAGGGGATTATATCACAATAGAAGAGAAGATATACTAACCCCCAGATGGGGATATCGATATGAAAATAGGAACAATAGCTATTTACCAGATGGCAGCTCCAAGTCGTTTGATATGGACGTAAACAGAGCCTGGCCAGCTGAAAAAAAGCaatggaattatttttacacaattAATGAAGCCAGGTATTTATGGCCAagtatatgtgcacacaaccctaacattaaaaattacattttgaaCATGCTGGAGAATAGCGAAAACAGACCCTTCAGTGGCATTGGACTGGAAGAAGTCCAAAATGAACGCAGAAGAAGTAGCAGAAGTGACTTCCCCGTTGGTAGTACCTCCTCCAGTAATAACCAAAGCAGCGGGGGGTATGGGAAGAACACCTATTTGAGCAAGCTAGCCAACGAATTTAACAACTCCATCTACCCCCAAATAGAGGTTAACCTCAGTAATAACCTGAAGCgggggaaaatacaaaaactGTACGATATTGTGCGGGAAGAAAATGTATGGAAAACCACGCAAAAGATAAAAACTGCTCAGagtgaaaatatatttccctATGTGGATGATAACGCAACCTTGATTAGGGAATTGCCCCTGGCAGAGATTTTGTACACCAAGAGCAACTTGCGCCTGAAGGTTAGGAGGCACCCCAAATGGATGAACGTGCagtttttgaagaaaaagctaaaaatCCCCTACCTGTACAG GCGAAGAATCGCAAGGGaggaattacaaaaaaaggagtttggctcgtttttttaa